The following are encoded together in the Microterricola viridarii genome:
- a CDS encoding GNAT family N-acetyltransferase, which produces MDTLTERLLLHPFTVEEAERVLAGTPGDEDQWEGGYPFADELDVVSMFLNIVAEQGDPAPFGPYIVRRQSDGAAIGGIGFFGAPDAAGLVEFGFGLVPGVRGHGFATEAVRGALAIAAENGARLARADTTPDNEGAQHVLRKAGMHEVSRDAETVLFEITLG; this is translated from the coding sequence GTGGACACCCTCACTGAACGACTCCTGCTACACCCCTTCACGGTGGAGGAGGCCGAGCGCGTGCTCGCCGGCACGCCCGGCGACGAAGACCAGTGGGAGGGCGGCTACCCGTTCGCCGACGAGCTCGACGTGGTGAGCATGTTCCTCAACATCGTCGCGGAGCAGGGCGACCCCGCCCCGTTCGGCCCCTACATCGTGCGCCGCCAGAGCGACGGTGCGGCCATCGGCGGCATCGGCTTCTTTGGCGCGCCGGATGCCGCCGGGCTGGTCGAGTTCGGCTTCGGGCTCGTGCCCGGTGTGCGCGGCCACGGCTTCGCGACGGAGGCGGTGCGCGGGGCACTCGCCATCGCGGCCGAGAACGGCGCCCGGCTGGCCCGCGCCGACACCACCCCCGACAACGAGGGGGCCCAGCACGTGCTGCGGAAGGCCGGCATGCACGAGGTCAGCCGCGACGCCGAGACGGTGCTGTTCGAGATCACCCTCGGTTAG
- a CDS encoding glycine betaine ABC transporter substrate-binding protein yields the protein MKMRSTLAVTAIGAASLLALSGCAAPEAELHDNGDKKDLTIAVFNGWDEGVAASELWKAILDEEGYNVTLEYADVAPVYTGLTTDDYDVVLDTWLPITHASYIKKYGDNLVDLGAWNTEAKLTIAVNEDAPIDSLDELAYNAKLFGNRLVGIEPGAGLTEVTTDSVIPGYGLEGMEYLTSSTPAMLSELKAATAAGENIAVTLWAPHWAYDAFPVKDLADPQGLLGEAEGVHSFGGKSFESNFPTLSGWLKDFTLDSKRLASLENAMFNSGGSGSDYAPAVEKWISENQDYVDTLTP from the coding sequence ATGAAAATGCGTTCAACGCTCGCAGTGACGGCCATCGGCGCCGCATCCCTGCTCGCCCTCAGCGGCTGCGCCGCACCGGAAGCCGAGCTGCACGACAACGGCGACAAGAAAGACCTGACGATCGCCGTCTTCAACGGCTGGGACGAGGGTGTTGCCGCCTCTGAGCTGTGGAAGGCCATCCTCGATGAGGAGGGCTACAACGTCACCCTCGAGTACGCGGATGTCGCCCCGGTCTATACCGGTCTGACCACCGACGACTATGACGTCGTGCTCGACACCTGGCTGCCGATCACGCACGCCAGCTACATCAAAAAGTACGGCGACAACCTCGTCGACCTCGGCGCCTGGAACACCGAGGCCAAGCTCACCATCGCGGTGAACGAGGACGCCCCGATCGACTCCCTCGACGAGCTCGCCTACAACGCCAAGCTGTTCGGCAACCGCCTCGTCGGCATCGAGCCGGGCGCCGGGCTGACCGAGGTCACCACCGACTCCGTCATCCCCGGCTACGGCCTCGAGGGCATGGAGTACCTCACCAGCTCGACCCCGGCGATGCTCAGCGAGCTGAAGGCCGCGACGGCTGCAGGCGAGAACATCGCCGTGACGCTGTGGGCGCCGCACTGGGCCTACGACGCCTTCCCGGTGAAGGACCTGGCCGACCCGCAGGGCCTGCTCGGTGAGGCGGAGGGCGTGCACTCCTTCGGCGGCAAGAGCTTCGAGAGCAACTTCCCGACCCTCTCCGGCTGGCTGAAGGACTTCACGCTGGACTCGAAGCGCCTCGCCTCGCTCGAGAACGCCATGTTCAACTCGGGCGGATCCGGCAGCGACTACGCCCCGGCCGTCGAGAAGTGGATCAGCGAGAACCAGGACTACGTCGACACGCTGACGCCGTAG
- a CDS encoding quaternary amine ABC transporter ATP-binding protein: MSDNHHSAVPTGPAVRADRLYKAFGRKPHDTVARLQAGAERSSLPAEQTAAVIDASFEVKRGEIFVVMGLSGSGKSTLIRMLNGLLAPTSGTVEVAGTTITGLPAKELRAVRRTSVSMVFQHFALLPHRSVIDNVAYGLEVQGVPLEERRARANTIIAIVGLEGWQDKLPAQLSGGMQQRVGLARALAADTDILLMDEAFSALDPLIRREMQEQLVELQAELGKTIIFITHDLNEAMFLGDRIAVMRDGRIVQIGTPEEVLTDPANDYVAQFVQDVDRARVLTASSVMEPARAIVSLSAGPRAALRTMRDLQTSAAYVVGNGRTLLGVVRDRDVIRQVKNRETDLSLVVRHDLAAVDADTNLSELVEASVESALPLAVVDARKRLLGVIPRVTLLAALGNVSSNTAEIPVMIDPPATIPVDIVTEALLATSGPTEVPDAGRTDADPADAALEGSLR; the protein is encoded by the coding sequence GTGTCCGACAACCACCATTCAGCCGTACCCACCGGTCCGGCCGTTCGAGCCGATCGGCTCTACAAGGCATTCGGCCGGAAACCCCATGACACCGTGGCCAGGCTGCAGGCCGGTGCCGAGCGTTCCAGCCTGCCCGCCGAGCAAACCGCCGCGGTGATCGACGCCTCTTTCGAGGTCAAGCGCGGCGAGATCTTCGTCGTCATGGGGCTCTCCGGCTCGGGCAAGTCCACCCTGATCCGCATGCTGAACGGGCTGCTCGCCCCGACGAGCGGAACCGTTGAGGTGGCGGGCACGACCATCACCGGCCTGCCGGCCAAGGAGCTGCGGGCGGTGCGCCGCACGAGCGTCTCGATGGTGTTCCAGCACTTCGCTCTGCTGCCGCACCGCAGCGTCATCGACAACGTCGCCTACGGCCTGGAGGTGCAGGGCGTGCCGCTCGAGGAGCGCCGCGCCCGTGCGAACACGATCATCGCCATCGTCGGTCTGGAGGGCTGGCAGGACAAGCTACCCGCCCAGCTTTCCGGCGGAATGCAGCAGCGCGTCGGCCTGGCCCGCGCTCTGGCCGCAGACACCGACATCCTGCTGATGGACGAGGCGTTCTCTGCCCTGGACCCGCTGATCCGGCGCGAGATGCAGGAACAGCTGGTCGAGCTGCAGGCGGAACTCGGCAAGACGATCATCTTCATCACCCACGACCTCAACGAGGCCATGTTCCTCGGCGACCGGATCGCGGTCATGCGTGACGGCCGGATCGTGCAGATCGGCACGCCGGAGGAGGTGCTGACCGACCCGGCCAACGACTACGTCGCCCAGTTCGTGCAGGACGTGGACCGGGCCAGGGTGCTGACGGCCTCCAGCGTGATGGAGCCGGCCCGCGCCATCGTCTCGCTCTCGGCCGGCCCGCGTGCCGCCCTGCGCACCATGCGCGACCTGCAGACCTCCGCCGCGTACGTCGTCGGCAACGGGCGCACCCTGCTCGGCGTGGTGCGCGACCGCGACGTGATCCGACAGGTGAAGAATCGCGAGACCGACCTGTCGCTGGTCGTGCGCCACGACCTCGCCGCCGTCGACGCCGACACGAACCTCAGTGAGCTCGTCGAGGCCTCGGTTGAGAGCGCCCTGCCGCTGGCCGTCGTCGATGCGCGCAAGCGCCTGCTCGGCGTCATCCCGCGGGTCACGCTGCTCGCCGCGCTCGGCAATGTGTCGAGCAACACCGCCGAGATCCCGGTCATGATCGACCCGCCCGCCACCATCCCCGTCGACATCGTCACCGAGGCGCTCCTCGCCACGAGTGGCCCGACCGAGGTGCCGGATGCAGGCCGGACAGACGCCGACCCGGCGGATGCCGCGCTCGAAGGGAGCCTGCGATGA
- a CDS encoding dihydrolipoamide acetyltransferase family protein, with translation MSELTFTLPDVGEGLTEAEIVQWKVAVGDTVAVNDVLVEIETAKSLVELPSPYAGVVGAILVEEGTTVDVGTAIIIVGSADAAAPAAAAPADGAAALIAADAAATVSVESDAAASSATSDDKPGAVLVGHGSSATSGSRRRRAHGHAAAHETLAAPAAHVAPTPAPAAAAPAPSAARPAPARAAVPAASAGPVIAKPPVRKLAKDLDVDLGTVTPTGPIGDITRDDVIRAASQVSVFRNIETPEWPEGREETIPVKGVRKAIANAMVSSAFSAPHVSLFVDVDATRTMEFVKRLKTSTDFAGVKVSPLLIMAKAMIWAVRRNPTVNAAWGDEEIVVKHYVNLGIAAATPRGLIVPNVKESQSMSLLQLAGALEQLTITARDGKTSPAEMSGGTITITNIGVFGMDTGTPILNPGEVAIVALGTIKQKPWVVDGEVRARYVTTIGASFDHRVVDGDVASRFLADVASIIEEPALLLD, from the coding sequence ATGAGCGAACTCACCTTCACCCTCCCCGACGTCGGCGAAGGCCTCACCGAGGCCGAGATCGTGCAGTGGAAGGTCGCCGTCGGTGACACCGTCGCCGTGAACGACGTGCTGGTCGAGATCGAGACCGCCAAGTCCCTCGTCGAGCTGCCCTCCCCGTACGCCGGGGTTGTCGGCGCGATCTTGGTCGAGGAGGGCACGACGGTCGACGTCGGAACGGCGATCATCATCGTCGGTTCCGCGGATGCCGCAGCGCCCGCCGCCGCAGCCCCGGCCGATGGCGCCGCCGCGTTGATCGCCGCAGATGCCGCCGCCACTGTCTCGGTCGAGAGCGACGCAGCGGCCTCCTCCGCTACGTCCGACGACAAGCCCGGCGCCGTTCTGGTCGGCCACGGCAGCTCCGCCACCTCCGGCAGCCGCCGCCGGCGGGCACACGGCCACGCCGCCGCCCACGAGACCCTGGCTGCCCCGGCCGCGCATGTCGCCCCGACGCCCGCGCCCGCCGCGGCCGCCCCGGCACCGAGTGCCGCGCGTCCCGCTCCGGCGCGGGCAGCTGTGCCCGCGGCATCCGCCGGCCCCGTCATCGCCAAGCCCCCCGTGCGCAAGCTCGCCAAAGACCTCGACGTCGACCTCGGCACCGTCACGCCGACGGGCCCGATCGGCGACATCACCCGCGACGACGTGATTCGCGCGGCCTCGCAGGTGAGCGTGTTCCGCAACATCGAGACGCCCGAGTGGCCGGAGGGCCGCGAGGAGACGATTCCGGTCAAGGGCGTGCGCAAGGCCATCGCCAACGCGATGGTGTCGAGCGCCTTCTCTGCCCCGCACGTGAGCCTGTTCGTCGACGTGGATGCGACCCGCACCATGGAGTTTGTGAAACGACTCAAAACGTCGACCGACTTCGCGGGCGTCAAGGTCTCGCCGCTGCTGATCATGGCCAAGGCGATGATCTGGGCGGTGCGCCGCAACCCCACCGTGAACGCGGCCTGGGGCGACGAGGAGATCGTGGTCAAGCACTACGTGAACCTCGGCATCGCGGCGGCGACCCCGCGCGGGCTGATCGTGCCGAACGTCAAGGAGTCGCAGTCGATGAGCCTGCTGCAGTTGGCCGGCGCGCTCGAGCAGCTGACCATCACCGCCCGCGACGGCAAGACCAGCCCGGCCGAGATGAGCGGTGGCACGATCACGATCACCAACATCGGCGTCTTCGGCATGGACACCGGCACCCCGATCCTGAACCCGGGCGAGGTGGCGATCGTGGCCCTCGGCACGATCAAGCAGAAGCCGTGGGTTGTCGACGGTGAGGTGCGTGCGCGCTACGTCACCACGATCGGCGCCAGCTTCGACCACCGCGTCGTCGACGGCGACGTCGCCAGCCGCTTCCTGGCCGATGTCGCCTCGATCATCGAGGAGCCGGCGCTGCTGCTCGACTGA
- a CDS encoding alpha-ketoacid dehydrogenase subunit beta: protein MSTMTFNEGAESVNMPLGKAINAGLRAAMGADDKVLLMGEDIGPLGGVFRVTEGLHAEFGDKRVLDTPLAESGIVGTAIGLAMRGYRPVCEIQFDGFIFPGFDQITTQLSRMRTRHGGQLSMPVVIRVPYGGHIGSIEHHQESPEAYFAHTPGLRVVSPSNPNDAYWMIQQAIASDDPVLFFEPKSRYWPKGTVELGAAAEQVTPLHASQVVRQGSDVTVVGHGAMVSVLLEAADLAAEEGISLEVIDLRSISPIDYAPILESVAKTTRLVVAQEASGFVSVGSEIAATVMERAFYLLEAPVLRVSGFDTPFPPAAVETQFLPSPDRVLEAVDRALAY from the coding sequence ATGAGCACCATGACATTCAACGAGGGCGCCGAGAGCGTCAACATGCCGCTCGGCAAGGCGATCAACGCCGGCCTGCGCGCCGCGATGGGCGCCGACGACAAAGTGCTGCTGATGGGCGAGGACATCGGCCCGCTCGGCGGCGTCTTCCGCGTCACGGAGGGGCTGCACGCCGAGTTCGGCGACAAGCGGGTGCTGGACACCCCGCTGGCCGAGTCCGGCATCGTCGGCACCGCGATCGGCCTGGCCATGCGCGGCTACCGCCCGGTCTGCGAGATCCAGTTCGACGGCTTCATCTTCCCCGGCTTCGACCAGATCACCACCCAGCTCTCCCGCATGCGCACCCGCCACGGCGGCCAGCTGAGCATGCCCGTCGTCATCCGGGTGCCCTACGGCGGGCACATCGGCTCGATCGAGCACCACCAGGAGAGCCCGGAGGCGTACTTCGCCCACACGCCGGGCCTGCGCGTGGTCAGCCCGTCCAACCCGAACGATGCCTACTGGATGATCCAGCAGGCCATCGCCTCCGACGACCCCGTGCTGTTCTTCGAGCCGAAGAGCCGCTACTGGCCCAAGGGCACCGTCGAGTTGGGCGCGGCCGCCGAGCAGGTCACGCCGCTGCACGCCAGCCAGGTGGTCCGCCAGGGCAGCGACGTCACCGTCGTCGGCCACGGCGCCATGGTCAGCGTGCTGCTCGAGGCGGCCGACCTGGCCGCAGAAGAGGGCATCAGCCTCGAGGTCATCGACTTGCGCTCGATCTCGCCGATCGACTACGCACCCATCCTGGAGTCGGTCGCCAAGACCACCCGTCTTGTCGTGGCGCAGGAGGCATCCGGCTTCGTCAGCGTCGGCTCCGAGATCGCCGCGACGGTCATGGAGCGGGCGTTCTACCTGCTCGAGGCCCCGGTGCTGCGGGTCTCCGGCTTCGACACGCCGTTCCCGCCCGCCGCTGTCGAGACGCAGTTCCTGCCGAGCCCCGACCGGGTGCTCGAGGCCGTCGACCGCGCCCTCGCCTACTGA
- a CDS encoding thiamine pyrophosphate-dependent enzyme yields MVQMLGADGTFAPNEAAEQYLPYFERLDDGDFRKFYRDMVVVRRFDRDAANLQRQGQLALWVPSHGQEAAQVGSAYAARPQDHIFPSYREHVVGMIRGLDLVDILRVLKGVTMGGWNPAEAGNFHLYSFVLASQTLHATGYAMGMQFDGSTATGNPETDEAVMVYYGDGASSQGDVNEALVFASSYQTPQVFFLQNNGWAISVPVERQSRVPLALRGPGFGMPGIQIDGNDVFASYAVTAKHLDDARAGHGPALIEAMTYRVGAHTTADDPTKYRRDAETEAWLPRDPIARLRTFLEARGTEQAFFDGADAEAADYAADARRRTLEVTAPGDEVIFDNVYAEPHPLVTEQKAWLEAFEASFEDGNA; encoded by the coding sequence ATGGTGCAGATGCTCGGCGCCGACGGCACCTTCGCGCCCAACGAGGCGGCCGAGCAGTACCTGCCCTACTTCGAGCGCCTCGACGACGGCGACTTCCGCAAGTTCTACCGCGACATGGTCGTGGTGCGCCGCTTCGACCGGGACGCCGCGAACTTGCAGCGCCAGGGCCAGCTCGCCCTCTGGGTGCCCAGCCACGGCCAAGAGGCCGCCCAGGTCGGCTCCGCCTACGCCGCGCGGCCGCAGGACCACATCTTCCCGAGCTACCGCGAGCACGTCGTCGGCATGATCCGCGGGCTCGACCTCGTCGACATCCTGCGCGTGCTCAAGGGCGTCACGATGGGCGGCTGGAACCCGGCAGAGGCCGGCAACTTCCACCTGTACAGCTTCGTGCTCGCCTCGCAGACGCTGCACGCCACCGGCTACGCCATGGGCATGCAGTTCGACGGCAGCACGGCGACGGGCAACCCCGAGACCGACGAGGCCGTGATGGTCTACTACGGCGACGGCGCCTCCTCGCAGGGCGACGTCAACGAGGCGCTCGTTTTTGCCTCCAGCTACCAGACGCCGCAGGTGTTCTTCCTGCAGAACAACGGCTGGGCCATCTCTGTCCCGGTCGAGCGCCAGTCGCGCGTGCCGCTCGCGCTCCGCGGCCCCGGCTTCGGCATGCCCGGCATCCAGATCGACGGCAACGATGTCTTCGCCAGCTACGCCGTCACCGCCAAGCACCTGGACGACGCCCGCGCCGGCCACGGCCCCGCGCTGATCGAGGCGATGACCTACCGCGTCGGCGCGCACACCACCGCCGACGACCCCACCAAGTACCGTCGCGACGCCGAGACCGAGGCGTGGCTGCCGCGCGACCCGATCGCGCGCCTGCGCACCTTCCTCGAGGCCCGCGGCACCGAGCAGGCCTTCTTCGACGGCGCGGATGCCGAGGCGGCCGACTACGCAGCCGATGCGCGTCGCCGCACCCTCGAGGTCACGGCCCCGGGCGACGAGGTCATCTTCGACAACGTCTATGCGGAGCCGCATCCGCTGGTCACAGAGCAGAAAGCGTGGCTCGAGGCATTCGAGGCATCGTTTGAGGACGGCAACGCATGA
- a CDS encoding histidinol-phosphate transaminase produces MSETTPDAAESHAALRLRPEIVALPAYRQGKPAAADAFKLSSNENPFDPLPGVIEAVVAETQFNRYPDATALALRTELAARHGVTPDQVHIGSGSVALLAQLILATSAPGTEVVYSWRSFEAYPGLVTVSGAASVQVPNTPDHGHDLPAIAAAVGENTSLVIICSPNNPTGNVVGAEEFAAFMAAVPTDVIVVLDEAYAEFVHAGAAAAQTLAEPAVNGLPRGAAPLSERYPNLVILRTFSKAYGLAALRVGFAIGAEGILDAARSTAIPLSVTAQGSAAALASLAAEKHLLDRVAVIADRRDGIHDALTAQGWALPRSYANFLWLPLGAETAAAAETLSAAGLIVRAFPDGIRISVGEEEATPLLLAAAQTILDSLAPGHPARRER; encoded by the coding sequence ATGAGTGAGACGACCCCTGACGCCGCCGAATCGCACGCAGCGCTTCGCCTGCGCCCCGAAATCGTGGCCCTGCCCGCCTACCGGCAGGGCAAGCCCGCCGCGGCTGACGCCTTCAAGCTCTCCAGCAACGAGAACCCCTTCGACCCGCTGCCCGGCGTGATCGAGGCGGTCGTCGCCGAGACCCAGTTCAACCGGTACCCGGATGCCACGGCCCTCGCGCTGCGCACCGAGCTGGCCGCACGCCACGGTGTCACGCCCGACCAGGTGCACATCGGCTCCGGATCCGTCGCCCTGCTCGCCCAGCTGATCCTCGCCACCTCCGCGCCCGGCACCGAGGTCGTCTACTCGTGGCGCTCCTTCGAGGCCTACCCCGGCCTCGTCACGGTCTCCGGCGCCGCCAGCGTGCAGGTGCCGAACACGCCGGACCACGGCCACGACCTGCCCGCGATTGCCGCGGCGGTCGGCGAGAACACCAGCCTCGTCATCATCTGCAGCCCGAACAACCCCACGGGCAACGTCGTCGGCGCCGAGGAGTTCGCGGCGTTCATGGCCGCCGTGCCGACCGATGTCATCGTCGTGCTCGACGAGGCCTACGCCGAGTTCGTGCACGCCGGCGCCGCAGCTGCGCAGACCTTGGCCGAGCCGGCGGTCAACGGCCTGCCGCGGGGCGCAGCGCCGCTCAGCGAGCGCTACCCCAACCTCGTCATCCTGCGCACCTTCTCGAAGGCCTACGGCCTGGCCGCGCTCCGAGTCGGCTTCGCGATCGGCGCTGAGGGCATCCTGGATGCCGCCCGCTCCACCGCCATCCCACTCTCGGTCACCGCGCAGGGCTCCGCCGCGGCGCTGGCCTCGCTGGCCGCCGAGAAGCATCTGCTGGACCGCGTCGCCGTCATCGCCGATCGCCGTGACGGCATCCACGACGCCCTCACCGCGCAGGGCTGGGCACTCCCCCGCTCCTACGCCAACTTCCTCTGGCTCCCGCTCGGGGCCGAGACGGCCGCCGCCGCCGAGACCCTCTCCGCGGCCGGCCTCATCGTGCGGGCCTTCCCCGACGGCATCCGCATCTCGGTCGGTGAAGAGGAAGCGACGCCGCTCCTGCTCGCCGCGGCCCAGACCATCCTTGACTCCCTCGCCCCCGGCCACCCGGCCCGCAGAGAACGGTGA
- a CDS encoding phage holin family protein: MGTFIIRLIVNAVALWLTTLIVAGVSVQPYEDTQLATVLTYLMVALVFGLVNSIIGTAVRVVAFPLYILTLGLLSLVVNALLLMLAAWVTSLFGFGLVVESFWWGVLGALVLSIIGGILGLIMRPLTRKQD; the protein is encoded by the coding sequence ATGGGTACATTCATCATTCGACTCATCGTCAACGCCGTCGCCCTCTGGCTGACCACATTGATCGTGGCCGGGGTGAGCGTGCAGCCCTACGAGGACACGCAGCTGGCCACCGTGCTCACCTATCTGATGGTCGCTCTCGTGTTCGGCCTCGTGAACAGCATCATCGGTACCGCGGTGCGCGTCGTCGCCTTCCCGCTGTACATCTTGACGCTGGGGCTGCTCTCGCTCGTCGTCAACGCACTGCTGCTGATGCTGGCGGCCTGGGTGACCTCGCTGTTCGGCTTCGGCCTCGTCGTGGAGAGCTTCTGGTGGGGCGTGCTCGGCGCACTCGTGCTCAGCATCATCGGCGGCATCCTCGGCCTGATCATGCGCCCCCTCACTCGCAAACAAGACTGA
- a CDS encoding alpha/beta hydrolase produces the protein MADTLTLSGGGTTAVATDEMFAHAAQLGACQARAEEWRARIGAVLAADDGAGGGGGPAMGMTGASGWAPSAASTLLLGEAQRQVQAFGAAVERLRDSLRRAAESYGQAERTITALWGAGAQLAAWTAGGALPQLLASAVFSLLPLAALTLLLSTAFGIDPARLPALVSGWLLADPRLLNSPGFVRLVRAAIGSGDEFAAGLLRVPAAVALPVGAHVGAEEGAAAVTVLALLAAAVGSRALRETPERVHRATAARAVTPPGGVGGLAARVPSSAAGSPQIRIERYGETAPRWVVYLAGTADFTATPGAEPFDLTANVHATADGDAASERAVREALAAAGAAPSEPLLLIGHSQGGLVAARLAEAGDLNVAGYVNLGGPLGSVQANGVPGLSIEHTDDIVPALGGSGHAPDELLTVGRTALPADPAANQAAPLFGAHSLDQYRHTARLIDASAEPRLQGFERLVRDFAGTAPGSMTSWRAERVPAAD, from the coding sequence GTGGCTGACACGCTGACGCTCTCCGGCGGCGGAACGACCGCGGTCGCCACCGACGAGATGTTCGCCCATGCGGCGCAGCTCGGCGCCTGCCAGGCCCGCGCAGAGGAGTGGCGTGCGCGGATCGGCGCGGTGCTCGCCGCAGATGACGGCGCGGGCGGCGGGGGCGGCCCCGCGATGGGCATGACCGGCGCGTCGGGCTGGGCACCCTCGGCGGCCTCGACCCTGCTGCTCGGCGAGGCGCAGCGCCAGGTGCAGGCGTTCGGCGCCGCGGTGGAACGGCTGCGCGACTCCCTGCGCCGGGCGGCGGAGTCCTACGGCCAGGCGGAGCGCACGATCACGGCCCTCTGGGGCGCCGGTGCCCAGCTCGCCGCGTGGACGGCCGGGGGCGCGCTGCCGCAGCTGCTGGCCTCTGCCGTGTTCTCACTGCTGCCGTTGGCGGCTCTCACCCTGCTGCTCAGCACGGCCTTCGGCATCGACCCGGCGCGGCTGCCCGCACTCGTCTCCGGCTGGCTGCTGGCCGACCCCCGGCTGCTGAACAGCCCCGGTTTCGTGCGGCTGGTGCGGGCGGCGATCGGCTCCGGCGACGAGTTCGCGGCCGGCCTGCTGCGGGTTCCCGCCGCCGTGGCCCTGCCCGTCGGCGCGCACGTCGGGGCAGAGGAGGGCGCCGCCGCCGTCACCGTGCTCGCGCTACTCGCCGCCGCCGTCGGCAGCCGGGCCCTGCGGGAGACGCCAGAACGGGTGCACCGGGCAACTGCCGCCAGGGCCGTGACGCCGCCGGGCGGGGTCGGCGGCCTCGCCGCGCGGGTGCCCTCCTCGGCCGCCGGGTCGCCGCAGATCCGGATCGAGCGCTACGGCGAGACCGCGCCCCGCTGGGTGGTCTACCTGGCCGGCACTGCGGATTTCACAGCCACCCCGGGTGCCGAGCCCTTCGACCTCACCGCGAATGTGCACGCGACGGCCGATGGCGACGCGGCCAGCGAGCGCGCGGTGCGCGAGGCGCTCGCCGCCGCCGGTGCGGCCCCGAGCGAACCGCTGCTGCTGATCGGGCACTCCCAGGGCGGCCTCGTCGCGGCCCGCCTGGCCGAGGCGGGCGACCTCAACGTGGCCGGCTACGTCAACCTCGGCGGTCCGCTCGGCTCGGTGCAGGCGAACGGCGTGCCGGGCCTCTCGATCGAGCACACCGACGACATCGTGCCGGCCCTGGGCGGCAGCGGGCACGCGCCGGACGAGTTGCTCACGGTGGGCCGCACGGCGCTGCCGGCCGACCCGGCCGCGAACCAGGCCGCGCCGCTCTTCGGCGCCCACAGCCTCGACCAGTACCGGCACACGGCCCGGCTGATCGACGCCTCTGCCGAACCGCGCCTGCAGGGCTTCGAGCGCCTGGTGCGGGACTTCGCCGGCACGGCGCCCGGCAGCATGACCAGCTGGCGCGCGGAGCGCGTGCCAGCAGCCGACTAG
- a CDS encoding low molecular weight protein-tyrosine-phosphatase: MTRAHSPSEDAQPFRISFVCTGNICRSPMAEVVLREHVARAGLAGYITTTSSGTGDWHVGERADQRTIDALARRGYDGSMHRARQFETDSFENFDLIVAFDRSHERILRAWAPNEIERDKVRMMLSFDAEQAHLRDVPDPYYSDDAMFDAVLGMIERSSQALFRQIAPAIRLGVR, translated from the coding sequence ATGACGCGCGCCCATTCGCCGAGCGAAGACGCGCAGCCCTTCCGCATCAGTTTTGTGTGCACCGGTAATATCTGCCGGTCGCCCATGGCTGAGGTCGTGCTGCGTGAGCACGTGGCGCGCGCCGGACTCGCCGGCTACATCACCACCACCTCCTCCGGCACCGGCGATTGGCACGTGGGGGAGCGGGCGGACCAGCGCACGATCGACGCGCTGGCGCGTCGGGGCTACGACGGCAGCATGCACAGGGCGCGCCAGTTCGAGACGGACTCCTTCGAGAATTTCGACCTGATCGTGGCCTTCGACCGCAGCCACGAGCGCATTCTGCGGGCCTGGGCGCCGAACGAGATCGAGCGCGACAAGGTGCGCATGATGCTCAGCTTCGACGCGGAGCAGGCGCATCTGCGCGATGTGCCGGACCCCTACTACTCGGACGATGCGATGTTTGACGCAGTTCTTGGGATGATTGAAAGGTCTTCGCAGGCACTATTCCGGCAAATCGCCCCCGCAATCCGACTAGGAGTCCGATGA